The Miscanthus floridulus cultivar M001 chromosome 7, ASM1932011v1, whole genome shotgun sequence genome includes a region encoding these proteins:
- the LOC136465156 gene encoding putative homeobox-leucine zipper protein HOX26, which produces MSSLTTAGSSMEEQYYSVPVSAEEVGTHLSLGIGGGSGGGGAKSLWLAPPPRTVQLFGEVLSVQDDDLRDGDEAQALQHHRGRPTGAAATASRKKKRDADAGGGTATAAAADRHQSKKSKTTCRDDGDGGGGGGRKKLRLTAAQATMLEDSFRAHNILSHGEKQELARRVGLSARQVDVWFQNRRARTKLKQTEVDCDLLRRWCDRLTDDNARLRRDLADHRRAAASSTSLGNRPRAGMAGADKQQLAVVAGGGNMLA; this is translated from the exons ATGTCTAGCCTCACCACGGCCGGCAGCAGCATGGAGGAGCAGTACTACTCCGTGCCCGTGTCCGCGGAGGAGGTCGGCACGCACCTGTCCCTGGggatcggcggcggcagcggaggaggaggagctaagaGCCTGTGGCTAGCACCGCCGCCGCGGACGGTGCAGCTGTTCGGCGAGGTGCTGTCGGTGCAGGACGATGATCTTCGTGACGGTGACGAAGCGCAAGCACTTCAGCACCACCGGGGCCGGCCGACtggggcggcggcgacggcgagcaggaagaagaagagagacgcAGACGccggcggtggcaccgccacagCCGCTGCTGCTGATAGGCATCAGAGTAAGAAGTCCAAGACGACGTGccgcgacgacggcgacggcggcggcggcggcgggaggaagAAGCTCCGGCTCACCGCCGCGCAGGCCACCATGCTCGAGGACAGCTTCCGCGCCCACAACATCCTCTCTCAC GGAGAGAAGCAGGAGCTGGCGCGGCGTGTGGGGCTGAGCGCGCGGCAGGTGGACGTGTGGTTCCAGAACCGGCGGGCGCGGACCAAGCTCAAGCAGACAGAGGTCGACTGCGACCTGCTGCGACGCTGGTGCGACCGCCTCACCGACGACAACGCCCGCCTCAGGAGGGACCTCGCCGACCACCGCCGGGCGGCGGCTTCGTCCACGAGCCTG GGTAACAGACCGCGGGCTGGCATGGCCGGCGCCGACAAGCAGCAGCTCGCTGTCGTCGCCGGCGGCGGCAACATGCTGGCGTAG